From the genome of Candidatus Deferrimicrobium borealis:
CACGCCACCGTTCCGGACCTTCCGGTCCGCGGAGGAGTTCGATTCGCTGCCCTTTCCGTTCCCCGTCATCGTAAAACCGGCCTTCGAAGGTTCCAGCAAGGGGGTCCGGATCGCCTCGCGCGCGACGTCCCTCGACCAGGCGAGGGAGATGGTGCGGTTCGTCACGCGGACGTACCGGCAGGAAGCGATGGTCGAAGCGTTCATGCCGGGAGCGGAGGTCACGGTGGGAGTGCTGGGGAACGATCCGCCCCGGGTCGCCGGGATGATGGAGATCGTCCCGAAGACGGTCTCTCCGGAAGAGTTCGTCTACTCCCTCGAGGTGAAAAGGGACTGGGAGAACCGCGTCGCGTATCGCGTGCCGCCCGCACTGCCGGGCGCCGTCCTCTCGGAGATCGAGCGGTGCGCGCTGGGGATCTACCGGGCCCTCGGATGCCGCGACTTCTCCCGGATCGACTTCCGGCTGGATCCGGCGGGAATGCCCCAGTTCATCGAGTGCAACCCCCTCCCGGGCCTCTCCCCGGGATACGGCGACCTTCCGATCATGGCGGACCGGATGGGGATCCCGTACCTGTCCCTCGTCGGGGAGATCCTCTCCCACGCCCTGCGCCGCCTCGGGATGCGGTCTGCATGATCCCCCTCGCGGCGAAGGGAGTGCGCGTCGCCGTCCTGTACACCTCCGTCTTCGAGGCCCTCAAGGACGTGAAGGAGGAGATCCGGGAGGACATGGACCTGGCGGTCAACGCGAGGTCGGTAGCGGAGGCCCTTCGTTCCGCCGGACACGATGCGTCGACGCACACGTTCGAAAAGGACCCGGCGGAGCTGATCTCGCGGCTGCGCTCCTCGGGGTCCGAGGCGGTCTTCAACCTGAGCGAGTGCCCGGACCTCTCCCCGGAAAAGGAGCTGCACGCCTGCGCGCTCCTCGAACTGCTCCGCCTGCCGTACACCGGGAACGGGCCGCTCGCGCTGGGGATCTGCAACAGCAAGGCGCTCGCCAAGCAGCTGATGATCGCCAACGGGATCGCCACCCCGCGCTTCCGCCTCTACACCGGCGATCCGGCCGGGGATCCGGGGCTTTCGTACCCGCTGGTCGTGAAACCGGCGAACGAGGACGGCTCGGCCGGGATCACCGAAGACAGCGTCGTCGCCGACCTCGCCGGCCTGCGCCGGCAGGTGAAGTGGCTGCGGGACGGGTTCCGGCAGGATTCCCTCGTCGAGGAGTTCGTGGACGGGCGGGAGTTCAACGTCGGCGTGCTCGGGAACGGCACGGCGGCCGATCCGTACCGGTCGCTCCCCCCGGCGGAGCTCGTGTACCGGAACCCGCGGTGGCGTCTTTGCACCTACGAATCGAAGTGGGACGCGACGCACCCCTCGTACGCGGAGATCGCACCGGTCTGTCCCGCCAACGCTTCGCCGGAAACCACCGCGCGGCTCTCGGAGATCACCCTTGCCTGCGCGCGGATCTTCGGGCTCGCCGGCTACGCCCGGGTCGACTTCCGGATGAACGCGGAAGGGGATCCGTTCGTCCTCGAGGTGAACCCGAACCCCGACATCTCGCCCGACGCCGGGATGGCGCGCGCGGCGCGCGCGGCGGGGCTCACCTATCCGGACCTCATCCTCGAGATCCTGCGGCTGGGCCTGGCCCTGGGGGCGCGGTGACGCGCATCCGCCGCATCGAACCGGGGGACCGCGAGGCGATCCGGGAACTGATCGCCGGAACGAACGCGTTCAAGCCGTTCGAGGTGGAGGTGGCGATGGAGCTGGTCGACGTCGCCCTCACGCAGAAAGAGCAGGACGACTACCACCCGTACGTCCTGGTGGAGGACGACGGCACGGTGGTCGCCTACGCCTGCTTCGGGAAGAACGCGATGACGACGGGGACGTTCGACCTGTACTGGATCGCGACGCGGACGGACCGGATGGGGAAAGGGTACGGACGATCCATCCTGTCGTTCGTCGAGGAGGAGGTCCGGCGGCGCGGGGGGTACCTCCTGGTGATCGAGACGTCGTCGAAGGAGAGCTACGGCTCCACCCGGCAATTCTACGACAAGGTCGGCTGCACCCTCGCCGCGCAGCTTCCCGACTACTACGCGATCGGCGACGACAAGCTCATCTACCTGAAGCGCGTCCGCTGAGAGCCGGTCACGGCACTTCGATCGACGCGCCGGATTCCACGTACCACAGGGTCCCCCGCACGGGGACGCGCCACGCCTCGGAGAGGATGTCGCGATACTCCCGCAACTGGACGAAATACGCCTCCTCGAGCGTCCGGTCGCGCTCGCCGGTCTTGTAATCGACCACTCGCAGCTCTCCCGCCGGTCCGGGGGGCCGAACGACGAGGTCGGCGCGCTCCTCGCCCGCAGTGAAGCCGCGAACCCGCAGGAGCGGCAGCTCCGTGCCGACGACGCGGGAAGAGCGAAGCTCCCGGTACAGGGGAGAGGAGCGGACGGCGTCGACGATCGCGTTCCACCGTCGCCCCTCCTCATCGTCCCAGATCACCGGGAGGGCCGCCCCCGGCGGCGGCCACGGGTCGGTCACCGGCGGATACGCCTCGAAGACGCGGTGGACCTTCTCCCCGAACCGCTTCCCGCGCGACCGGTCGTGCAACTCCGCGAGGGAGACCGGAACGGGCGCCTCCGGGAGCAGGGGCAGCTCCACGGCCGGAGCGGTCCAATCCCCGGAGATCGCCGGCATGGCGAGGGACGCGAGGGGATGCGGAGCCTCCTCCGCCAAGGCCGACGTCACCGTCACGCGGAGCAGCTCTCCGCCCGCCGGTCCCCCCTCTGCCCCGGATTCCGCCAGCCGCAACCGCTCCCCCGGGAGCCCCGTGACGAGGCAGCGGCCCTCCCCTTCCGTTGGGACTCCCTCGATCCCTTCCCGAAGCGCGTCCCGGAGGGTCGAGCCGGACCCCTTTCCCCCGTCCACCAGGTAGAGCCGATCCTTGGCGCGGGTGGCCGCGACGTAGAGAAGGCGGCGCTCCTCCGCCACCGTCTTCTCCCTCTCCCACTCCTCGAACGTCACCGGGCGGCCCGCGCCCGGCACCTGCCGGAACGCCGAATAGGTCCGGAAGCCGGGGAAGATCACCGCGGAGAGGCCCCGCACCCGGTCCGCCCGCAACCCTTCCGGCCCCTTCCTGCCGCCGCGGGAGATCCCCCCGAGGATCACGACCGGGAACTCGAGCCCCTTCGCCCCGTGGATCGTGGAGAGGCGCACGGCGTCCTCCCCCTCCTCGAAGTCGGGGACCTCGTCCTCCTCCCGGCCCTCGGCGGCCTTGCGGCGGATCTCCGCGAGGAAGAGTTTGAGGGAACCGGCGCCGACCCATTCGAAGGCCCTCGCCATCTCCGCGGCCTTCGACAGGTTCCGGACGATCCGCTCCCCGTCGGGAATCCGCGCCGCGACGAAATCGACCCCCGTCTCCGCGTACAGGGTCGCGAGCAGGTCGGGAAGCGACGCACGGCCCCGACGCGCGGAGAGGCGGGAAAGGAGCGCCACGGCCTCGTGCGCGCGGCCCGGCACCGCCCCCGGGCACTCTCCATATAGCGGAAGGATCTCCTCGTCCGACAGGCCGAAGAAGATCGTCTTCATGGCGGCGTGCCCCGCCGACCGGTCGGCGGGGACATCGACGGCGGAGAGCACAATCCGCAAGTCCTGGATCTCCTGCCGCAGGAAGAACCCCTTCCGGGAAGGGACGACGTGAGGGATCCCCGCGGCCGCGAGAGCCGCGCGAACCCCCGACAGCACTTCTCCGGAGGCGTCGGAGCGGTAGAGGACGGCGATGTCCCGGAACGTGGCGGGGCGTTCGACGCCGCCGCGATCCCGGACCTTCACCGATCCGACGATCCGCCCGACCAGCGCCGCGAGGAACTCCGCCTCGTCCACGGCGGGGTCGAGCCGGTAGAGCGAGACGGGATGCCCCTCGCCGGGATCGTTCCGGTCCGCCTCGACGCGCGCGTAGGCGGGGGAGAAATCTTCCCCTCCGGAGAGGACGCGGGAGAAGAGACCGGAGAGCGTCGCCAGCAGGTCGGGGCGGCTGCGGAAGTTGCGGGTCAGCGGGATGTCCTCCCCCCCGGCGTCGACCATCCCCTCGCGGAACTTCCTGTACACCTGGATGTCGGCGCGGCGGAAGCCGTAGATCGACTGCTTCGGATCCCCGACGACGAAGAGGCGCCCCGGGGCGGCGTCGGCGGCGATCGCCCGGAGTACCCCCGCCTGCAGCGGGTCCGTGTCCTGGAACTCGTCCACGAAGATGTGACGGTACCGCTCGCCGAGCCGTCGCGCGACCGCGGGATTCCCCGCGAGAAGCGCGCTCGCCCGCAACAGCAGGTCCATGAAGTCGAGCCCGCTCCCCTTCGCCGCCTCGTACGAAGCCAGGGCGGCACCGGCCCGCGCCACGAGGAAGCGGGCCGCGGCGTCCCCGGCGGGAACCTCGGCCACCTGTTTCCAGAACCGGAGCAGCGCGTCGCGAACCTCGGACAGCATCGGCCCTTCGGGGCGGGGGAACTTTTTTTTGCTCGTCGACTTCCGAAGGTCCAGAGAAAAGGCCGCCGTCCCTTCCCCCGCAAGGTCGGCCGCGGCCGCGAGGTCCCCGCGGGTGACGGCCTCCCAGGCGGGCTGGAGGACACGGAGGGCCTCCCGAAACGCCACCGCCGCCGGATCGTCCGCCGGAGCCTGGATCCCGCCGACGAAGGACCGGAAATATTCCACGGAAGAGACGTATTCCCGAACCAGGAAGTTGAGGAAGTCCCCCGGAGAGCCGAAGTCCGCCGCAGGGCCGCGCAGCAGGTCGCGCTGGAAGAGGCAGAGGCGGCGGATCACCCACCACGCCTTCGAGGGATCGGGAAGGCGGGAGAGGATCCGCTCCCACTCCGGGAAGACCTCCTCCTCCCCGAACTCCCCCTGCAGAAATTTCCGGAACGCGGCGTCCCACGCGTCCGCCGCCGCGGTCTCCGGAAGCACCTCGAAGAGCGGGTCCACCCCCGCCTCCGCCGGGAAGGAGCGGAGAACGCGTGCGCAGAACGAGTGGAACGTCGTCACGGAGAGGCGGCCCACGCCGTCGACCATCTCCTCGACCCGCCGGCGCAGCGTCGCGAAGTCGGGATAGACCGTCGCGGGAACGCGGGCGAGCGGGTTCCACGCCTCCGCGCGCCGCCCGACCTCGTCGATGGAGTCGGTCTCCTGCGTCGCCGCGAAGAGCCGCTCCCACCCCTCCGTGACCCGCGCCTTCATCTCCGCCGCCGCCTTGTCGGTAAAGGTCAGCAGGAGGACGTGGTCGGTGGAGAGGTCCGGGAGGGCAAGGAAAAGGTTGGTGGCCCGCGCCACGAGGGTGGACGTCTTCCCCGTCCCCGCGGAGGCGTCGACGGCGAGGTCGCGCCGGAATTCGTTCGCCGCCTTTTCCCGGTTCTCCTTCACCTTCTACGCCTTCCCCGGCCGGTGGTCGGCCACCGGACGCAGCGCCGGCTCCCGGGCGATCCGCGCGGCGAGCGCCCCGGGGCCGATCTCGGAGCCGTCGAAGACGGGCGAGACGCGGCAATGATCCCGGAACGGGCAAGAAACGCAATACCGGGGCGACGCCCGGCCCGCACTGGTGAACCGGTGGTGCGGCAGCGGAGGGAACGCGCCCGCCGCGGCGAGGGAGAGCCAGCCGGCGAGGGCGGCGGTCCACTCCTCGCGAATCTCGTCCCACGCCGGCGCCTCCTCGAATCCGAAGTCGTTGCGCAAAAAATAGAAGGCCGCCGAGACGGCGGACGGCGCGGGGGAGAGCGACGCCGCGAACGCCAGGTAGACGGGAACCTGGTGGGAGAGGCCGTGACGGATCCAATCCGGGGGGATCTCCCCGCGGGCCGGGTCGCGATACTTGTAATCGATCACCCGGGCTTCCCCCGCGGGGCCGCGGTCGATCCGGTCGACCCGTCCGCGAAGCGCCGGAAGGAGAGGGGTGGCGGGGAGGGAGAACGCCTCCTCGACCCGATCGATCCACCACCCGGGGCGCTCGGCCGCGCGTTTCCGCTCCCACGCCGCCAGGCGCGCCACGTCCCGCTCCACGCCCCGGCACCGGATCCGGAAGAGGCCGGGAAGGCCGGTCGGGTTCTCCCGGGCGAAGCGCTCCACTTCGCTTCTCGCGGCGGCCTCGATGTCCCCCCACCCCTTTCCCGCCGCAACGTCCCGACCGAGACGGCGCAGGATGTCGTGGGCGATCTCCCCCAGTTCCGCGGGAGAGAGAGCGAGCGCCTCTTCGGGCTCCTCCGGAGGATCGAGGCGGACGACGCGCCGGAGGAAGTACCGGTACGGGCAACGGGCCAACTCCTCCAGCGCGGAGGCGCTGTGCCAGGCCGGCAGCAGGGCGCGGAGGCCCGGTCCGGGGAAGATCCCTTCCCCGGTGGCCCGCGCGGCCCACGTGGCCAGGATCCCGCGCACCTTGCCCCACGGCACGCCGGCCGCGGCGACCTCCGGCTCCGCTCCCGCGCGCCACGAGCGCAGAGCCGCCTCCCGCGCGCTGCGCGGCCCCTCGCCCCCGAGGGCGTCGAAGGGAGACCGGGGGAGGCGTTCGATGACGGCGCCGGAGGCGGCTTCCCACTCCTCGGAGAAGACCGCGGGGCCGGCGTAGCGCGACAGAAGGTGGAGCAGGTACCGGGAGGGGCGCCGGGCCGCGCCCGCGGCGTCTGCGCGCAGTACCGAGAAGGCGACCTCCTCCCGCACGGCGGCCGCGGGAAGGGCGAAGAGGAGCTTCTCCTCCGCCGCGTTGCGCCGCCGCAGCGTCAAGGCGTCCGGCAGGTCGGTCTGACGCGTCCCGCGGTTGATCTCCTCCCGGTCATCGTCCGGCAGGAGCGGGTCCTCCTCGAGCTGGGCCGGGACCGCGTCCTCGTTCACCGACAGGACGATCGCCCGGTCCGCCGTGACGCCCCGCAGGACGACGGCATCCCCGAGGAGCACCGCACCGGGCCTGCGCATCCCTCCGCGCTCCCCGACGAAGAGCCGCTGGGCGGAGAGGAGGGCCGAAAATCCCTCCGCCCCCTCCCGTACCCCCGGCCACGGCGCCTCCCGGTCGGGGATCGCCTCGAGGTCGTCGAGGATCGCGAAGAGCGCCTCCACCGCCCGGCGGTCGCGTTCCCACTCGGGGCCATCGTCCTGAACCACCCGGAATTCGCGCACGAGAAGGGCCCGGACCGCCCGTGCGAACGCGGCATACCCCCGCGCCTCGGCCAGGGGCCGCAGGGAAACCCTCAAGGCGCGCACCTCGGACCGGAGCAGGGCGATCTGGGCCGCGCGGTCGCACCCTTCCGTTTCGGCATCCTCC
Proteins encoded in this window:
- a CDS encoding D-alanine--D-alanine ligase; this translates as MRVGLAYNVKPADTPDHLPEDAFEEYDSEATVGHIENALSLLGHDVRRLPAGRGFVDAARDASPDIVFNIAEGEGGRCREAHVPAVLEMLGIPFVGSDPLTLCVTLDKPVAKRLVEHEGFPTPPFRTFRSAEEFDSLPFPFPVIVKPAFEGSSKGVRIASRATSLDQAREMVRFVTRTYRQEAMVEAFMPGAEVTVGVLGNDPPRVAGMMEIVPKTVSPEEFVYSLEVKRDWENRVAYRVPPALPGAVLSEIERCALGIYRALGCRDFSRIDFRLDPAGMPQFIECNPLPGLSPGYGDLPIMADRMGIPYLSLVGEILSHALRRLGMRSA
- a CDS encoding ATP-grasp domain-containing protein — protein: MIPLAAKGVRVAVLYTSVFEALKDVKEEIREDMDLAVNARSVAEALRSAGHDASTHTFEKDPAELISRLRSSGSEAVFNLSECPDLSPEKELHACALLELLRLPYTGNGPLALGICNSKALAKQLMIANGIATPRFRLYTGDPAGDPGLSYPLVVKPANEDGSAGITEDSVVADLAGLRRQVKWLRDGFRQDSLVEEFVDGREFNVGVLGNGTAADPYRSLPPAELVYRNPRWRLCTYESKWDATHPSYAEIAPVCPANASPETTARLSEITLACARIFGLAGYARVDFRMNAEGDPFVLEVNPNPDISPDAGMARAARAAGLTYPDLILEILRLGLALGAR
- a CDS encoding GNAT family N-acetyltransferase, with translation MTRIRRIEPGDREAIRELIAGTNAFKPFEVEVAMELVDVALTQKEQDDYHPYVLVEDDGTVVAYACFGKNAMTTGTFDLYWIATRTDRMGKGYGRSILSFVEEEVRRRGGYLLVIETSSKESYGSTRQFYDKVGCTLAAQLPDYYAIGDDKLIYLKRVR
- a CDS encoding UvrD-helicase domain-containing protein, whose translation is MKENREKAANEFRRDLAVDASAGTGKTSTLVARATNLFLALPDLSTDHVLLLTFTDKAAAEMKARVTEGWERLFAATQETDSIDEVGRRAEAWNPLARVPATVYPDFATLRRRVEEMVDGVGRLSVTTFHSFCARVLRSFPAEAGVDPLFEVLPETAAADAWDAAFRKFLQGEFGEEEVFPEWERILSRLPDPSKAWWVIRRLCLFQRDLLRGPAADFGSPGDFLNFLVREYVSSVEYFRSFVGGIQAPADDPAAVAFREALRVLQPAWEAVTRGDLAAAADLAGEGTAAFSLDLRKSTSKKKFPRPEGPMLSEVRDALLRFWKQVAEVPAGDAAARFLVARAGAALASYEAAKGSGLDFMDLLLRASALLAGNPAVARRLGERYRHIFVDEFQDTDPLQAGVLRAIAADAAPGRLFVVGDPKQSIYGFRRADIQVYRKFREGMVDAGGEDIPLTRNFRSRPDLLATLSGLFSRVLSGGEDFSPAYARVEADRNDPGEGHPVSLYRLDPAVDEAEFLAALVGRIVGSVKVRDRGGVERPATFRDIAVLYRSDASGEVLSGVRAALAAAGIPHVVPSRKGFFLRQEIQDLRIVLSAVDVPADRSAGHAAMKTIFFGLSDEEILPLYGECPGAVPGRAHEAVALLSRLSARRGRASLPDLLATLYAETGVDFVAARIPDGERIVRNLSKAAEMARAFEWVGAGSLKLFLAEIRRKAAEGREEDEVPDFEEGEDAVRLSTIHGAKGLEFPVVILGGISRGGRKGPEGLRADRVRGLSAVIFPGFRTYSAFRQVPGAGRPVTFEEWEREKTVAEERRLLYVAATRAKDRLYLVDGGKGSGSTLRDALREGIEGVPTEGEGRCLVTGLPGERLRLAESGAEGGPAGGELLRVTVTSALAEEAPHPLASLAMPAISGDWTAPAVELPLLPEAPVPVSLAELHDRSRGKRFGEKVHRVFEAYPPVTDPWPPPGAALPVIWDDEEGRRWNAIVDAVRSSPLYRELRSSRVVGTELPLLRVRGFTAGEERADLVVRPPGPAGELRVVDYKTGERDRTLEEAYFVQLREYRDILSEAWRVPVRGTLWYVESGASIEVP
- a CDS encoding PD-(D/E)XK nuclease family protein; the protein is MRGMPDRPPTISRLYAGPFPALEERLIGRYFGRAGRDPSLEHVLLVSSNELREHLLKRLASVPDAPSVFAGASVMTLYDFAVRLLKHRGSFPVELPPARMAAAVFAAVRETYASGVGDFGGISATPGFIPALARTLSDLEEGCVGDAELALTERAAKDRGDARKAARWAEWRRLRASVGRKVRAVGGETRRRIFREAVAGFEQPGYPFRATVYGFYDFTRLQWMLIERLLSSGLLDDVYFPGLFDREGNLRPSFLYAARAWDRLRAAFEGNVEYLTDVPSAGIASVRERIFSPTPPAETRPAPFTVLSAPHAEGEIRLAARRVRSWLDASPAASVYLVARRVTPEMAADWERIAAEYGIDTAGRLDVPLSSVPLVRLLLRMLAVERDDFPRREVIDVLSSPYRRFAGGEDGIAARPDLWDLLSKDLLIVSGTDWETRLAGPPRRRRPVEDAETEGCDRAAQIALLRSEVRALRVSLRPLAEARGYAAFARAVRALLVREFRVVQDDGPEWERDRRAVEALFAILDDLEAIPDREAPWPGVREGAEGFSALLSAQRLFVGERGGMRRPGAVLLGDAVVLRGVTADRAIVLSVNEDAVPAQLEEDPLLPDDDREEINRGTRQTDLPDALTLRRRNAAEEKLLFALPAAAVREEVAFSVLRADAAGAARRPSRYLLHLLSRYAGPAVFSEEWEAASGAVIERLPRSPFDALGGEGPRSAREAALRSWRAGAEPEVAAAGVPWGKVRGILATWAARATGEGIFPGPGLRALLPAWHSASALEELARCPYRYFLRRVVRLDPPEEPEEALALSPAELGEIAHDILRRLGRDVAAGKGWGDIEAAARSEVERFARENPTGLPGLFRIRCRGVERDVARLAAWERKRAAERPGWWIDRVEEAFSLPATPLLPALRGRVDRIDRGPAGEARVIDYKYRDPARGEIPPDWIRHGLSHQVPVYLAFAASLSPAPSAVSAAFYFLRNDFGFEEAPAWDEIREEWTAALAGWLSLAAAGAFPPLPHHRFTSAGRASPRYCVSCPFRDHCRVSPVFDGSEIGPGALAARIAREPALRPVADHRPGKA